Proteins encoded in a region of the Teredinibacter purpureus genome:
- the ctaD gene encoding cytochrome c oxidase subunit I encodes MAHGPAKGITRWLYTTNHKDIGSMYLWFSFAMFFLGGIFALVVRAELFQPGLQIVEPNFFNQMTTMHGLVMVFGAVMPAFVGLANWMIPMMIGAPDMALPRMNNWSFWILPFAFSMLASTLFMEGGAPNFGWTFYAPLSTTYAPASVTFFIFAVHIMGASSIMGAINIIATILNMRAPGMTLMKMPLFVWTWLITAYLLIAVMPVLAGVVTMMLMDIHFGTSFFDAAGGGDPVLFQHVFWFFGHPEVYIMILPAFGVVSAIIPTFARKPLFGYSSMVYATASIAFLSFIVWAHHMFTVGMPLFGELVFMYATMLIAIPTGVKVFNWVTTMFKGSMTFETPMLFSIAFVILFTIGGFSGLMLAIAPADFQYHDTYFVVAHFHYVLVPGAIFSITAAVYYWLPKWSGNMYDETLGKTHFWLAFIGLNVTFFPMHFSGLAGMPRRIPDYNPLWADWNMISSVGAFLFGAAQVLFLYIIIRAIVSGKKATAEVWEGSHGLEWTVPSPAPYHTFTTPPEVK; translated from the coding sequence ATGGCACATGGTCCTGCTAAAGGTATCACGCGTTGGTTGTACACAACCAACCACAAAGACATAGGTAGCATGTACCTATGGTTTTCGTTCGCCATGTTTTTTCTTGGCGGTATTTTTGCTCTGGTAGTACGTGCTGAATTATTTCAGCCGGGCTTACAGATCGTTGAGCCGAATTTCTTTAATCAGATGACCACTATGCACGGTCTGGTTATGGTCTTCGGCGCGGTAATGCCTGCTTTTGTGGGCTTAGCTAACTGGATGATACCAATGATGATTGGTGCCCCCGATATGGCTTTACCGCGAATGAACAACTGGAGCTTTTGGATTTTGCCCTTCGCATTTTCCATGTTGGCTTCCACCCTGTTCATGGAAGGCGGTGCACCTAACTTCGGTTGGACGTTCTACGCACCACTTTCCACCACTTATGCTCCTGCGTCTGTTACCTTCTTTATTTTCGCTGTGCATATTATGGGTGCGAGCTCCATCATGGGCGCTATCAACATTATTGCGACAATCCTCAATATGCGTGCTCCGGGCATGACATTGATGAAGATGCCATTGTTTGTATGGACGTGGTTGATCACCGCTTACTTGTTAATTGCTGTTATGCCCGTATTAGCAGGCGTTGTAACAATGATGTTGATGGATATTCACTTCGGTACTAGCTTCTTCGATGCAGCCGGTGGTGGTGACCCCGTATTGTTCCAGCATGTGTTCTGGTTCTTCGGTCACCCAGAAGTGTACATCATGATCTTGCCAGCCTTTGGTGTGGTCTCAGCTATTATTCCGACGTTCGCGCGCAAGCCGTTGTTTGGCTATAGCTCCATGGTATACGCGACAGCCTCCATTGCATTTTTAAGCTTTATTGTGTGGGCGCATCACATGTTTACCGTGGGAATGCCGCTTTTCGGCGAACTCGTATTTATGTACGCGACCATGCTGATTGCGATTCCTACGGGTGTAAAAGTGTTTAACTGGGTGACAACAATGTTTAAAGGTTCTATGACCTTTGAGACGCCCATGTTGTTCTCTATTGCGTTTGTGATTCTGTTTACCATTGGTGGTTTCTCTGGCTTGATGCTGGCGATAGCCCCTGCAGATTTCCAGTATCACGATACTTATTTCGTTGTAGCGCACTTCCACTACGTACTAGTGCCTGGTGCAATCTTCTCTATTACGGCAGCCGTGTACTACTGGCTACCGAAGTGGAGCGGCAACATGTATGACGAAACATTAGGTAAAACGCATTTCTGGTTAGCGTTTATAGGCTTGAACGTTACATTCTTTCCTATGCACTTCTCGGGTTTGGCCGGTATGCCTCGTCGTATTCCAGACTACAACCCACTGTGGGCGGATTGGAACATGATCTCTTCTGTTGGCGCATTCCTATTTGGTGCCGCACAAGTCTTGTTCCTCTACATTATTATTCGCGCCATAGTGAGTGGCAAGAAAGCCACGGCTGAAGTATGGGAAGGATCGCACGGTTTAGAGTGGACAGTTCCTTCGCCTGCTCCATACCATACGTTTACGACGCCGCCTGAAGTAAAGTAA
- a CDS encoding cytochrome c oxidase assembly protein has translation MASGNDNNGIKRTIVKSVALVVSMFVFAIWVMPPLYTLFCEVTGLNGKTKGQYTAVSAEIDTSRTVVVQFVGTNNENMPWGFKPKDFSLTVHPGQAVVTDFIAHNPTDNIMVGQAVPSLVPHNATDYFFKTECFCFNQQALGPGETADLGLQFIVDQELPKGVNTITLSYTLFDVTDMSPDAVTQKALELREQDLNKQDPDSTGSQTLTAR, from the coding sequence ATGGCAAGTGGTAACGACAACAACGGCATTAAAAGGACTATTGTTAAATCAGTCGCATTGGTGGTGAGTATGTTTGTTTTTGCGATTTGGGTGATGCCTCCTCTCTACACATTGTTTTGCGAAGTCACTGGTCTTAACGGTAAAACGAAAGGCCAGTACACCGCCGTTTCTGCGGAGATCGATACCTCGCGTACGGTCGTCGTCCAGTTTGTGGGAACCAATAACGAAAACATGCCTTGGGGTTTCAAACCTAAAGATTTTTCGTTAACGGTACATCCTGGCCAAGCGGTGGTAACAGATTTTATCGCACATAACCCAACCGATAACATCATGGTGGGGCAAGCGGTACCAAGTTTGGTACCGCACAATGCTACGGATTACTTTTTTAAGACCGAATGCTTTTGTTTTAATCAGCAAGCACTCGGGCCAGGTGAAACAGCTGATTTAGGGCTGCAGTTTATCGTTGACCAAGAGCTTCCCAAGGGCGTTAACACCATAACGCTCTCGTACACTCTGTTTGATGTTACTGACATGTCACCAGACGCTGTTACGCAGAAAGCGCTAGAGCTACGTGAACAAGATTTGAATAAACAAGACCCGGATTCAACCGGTTCGCAAACTTTAACCGCACGTTAA
- a CDS encoding cytochrome c oxidase subunit 3: MEQQHETYYVPEQSKLPILASIGLFLTVFGLANWLNDVAADKDGSGALISLLGFILLSAVLFNWFASVIDENMKGLNSAQVKRSYVWGMGWFIFSEVMFFSAFFGALWYLRNMSLPLLSEGPTSELLWNGFKADWPLMTTPDMAANGAAAVVNGPDQNMSNPGVSNWAGWLPFWNTAVLLISSFTVHFAHTALKKDDKKKFNIWLGITVALGFIFLVLQVEEYLHAYNHMGLTLETGVYGTTFFMLTGFHGLHVTMGTFMLLVQWLRSISKGHFSHADCFGFEASSWYWHFVDVVWVGLFLFVYILG, from the coding sequence ATGGAACAACAACACGAAACCTATTACGTTCCCGAGCAGAGCAAGTTGCCTATCTTGGCGTCTATAGGTCTGTTTTTGACTGTATTTGGTCTGGCGAATTGGCTAAACGACGTAGCCGCCGATAAAGACGGTAGCGGTGCGCTCATATCACTGCTGGGTTTTATTCTCTTGTCGGCCGTACTCTTTAACTGGTTTGCGTCGGTTATTGATGAAAATATGAAAGGCCTTAACAGTGCCCAAGTAAAACGCTCTTATGTTTGGGGCATGGGCTGGTTTATTTTTTCTGAGGTTATGTTTTTCTCGGCATTCTTTGGTGCCCTTTGGTACCTGCGAAATATGTCGTTACCGCTATTGAGCGAAGGCCCTACCAGCGAATTATTGTGGAACGGCTTTAAGGCTGATTGGCCATTAATGACCACTCCCGATATGGCTGCGAACGGTGCTGCTGCCGTGGTGAATGGCCCTGACCAAAATATGAGTAATCCTGGTGTTAGTAACTGGGCCGGATGGCTACCATTCTGGAACACCGCCGTATTATTAATCTCTAGTTTTACGGTTCATTTTGCACATACGGCGCTTAAGAAAGACGACAAGAAGAAATTCAACATCTGGTTAGGTATAACGGTAGCGTTGGGTTTTATCTTTTTGGTTTTACAAGTAGAAGAATATCTTCACGCGTATAACCACATGGGCTTAACGCTCGAAACGGGTGTTTACGGTACCACCTTCTTTATGTTGACGGGTTTTCACGGTTTACACGTCACCATGGGTACGTTCATGTTGTTAGTGCAATGGTTGCGATCAATTAGCAAAGGCCATTTTAGTCACGCTGATTGTTTCGGTTTCGAAGCCTCAAGCTGGTACTGGCACTTTGTCGATGTGGTATGGGTTGGCTTGTTCTTATTTGTGTACATTCTTGGCTAA
- a CDS encoding DUF2909 domain-containing protein, whose translation MSLLALKITIIILFIAVVGSLSSGLVFLMKDMGVAESKRALIALGVRIILAAALLLTIGYGIYSGKLSNTAPWGNHRQAASQE comes from the coding sequence ATGAGCCTTTTGGCCTTAAAAATAACTATCATAATACTGTTTATTGCCGTTGTCGGCAGCCTGAGTAGTGGCCTAGTTTTTTTAATGAAGGATATGGGCGTAGCGGAATCTAAACGCGCGCTTATTGCCCTAGGCGTGAGGATTATACTCGCAGCCGCCTTGCTATTAACTATCGGCTACGGAATTTACAGCGGTAAATTATCAAATACTGCGCCTTGGGGAAATCATCGCCAGGCGGCTAGCCAAGAATAA
- a CDS encoding SURF1 family protein — protein MAGASKITFHINWKITAFSTLLLPVLLSLGFWQLSRAQEKQTLQESWQLQQALPTQAYTDTDTLLNRRIFVEGHFETAHYWLIENKRLDGQLGYHVVMAFIAAPSHGTDKALLINRGWVAAGQYRHDNPVIKTPKGRQRITGTLKIPSDSRFIEAPKLAEQVWPYRLLEVNTDFMATQLNRVLSNKIVLLDADSAGALAVSWQPINMRAEKHHGYAVQWFGMALALIVLWLLSNSNVKALLRREP, from the coding sequence ATGGCTGGCGCTAGCAAAATCACATTTCACATAAACTGGAAGATAACAGCCTTTTCGACACTGTTGCTGCCAGTATTGCTGAGCCTTGGATTCTGGCAGCTCAGCCGTGCGCAAGAAAAGCAGACCTTACAGGAAAGCTGGCAGCTACAGCAAGCATTGCCAACTCAGGCCTACACCGATACGGACACCTTATTGAATCGCCGTATTTTTGTGGAGGGTCATTTCGAAACAGCGCATTATTGGCTGATTGAAAATAAGCGGTTGGATGGTCAATTGGGTTACCACGTAGTGATGGCCTTTATAGCAGCGCCGTCTCACGGCACAGACAAGGCTTTGCTTATTAACCGCGGCTGGGTTGCGGCAGGGCAGTATCGTCACGATAACCCTGTGATCAAAACACCTAAAGGCCGCCAACGCATTACGGGTACGCTTAAAATACCGAGCGACTCACGGTTTATAGAAGCACCAAAGCTTGCCGAGCAGGTTTGGCCGTACCGGCTACTGGAGGTGAATACAGATTTTATGGCGACACAGCTGAATCGAGTATTATCCAATAAAATTGTATTGTTAGATGCAGACAGTGCAGGGGCTCTAGCCGTAAGCTGGCAACCTATTAATATGCGCGCTGAAAAGCATCATGGTTATGCCGTGCAGTGGTTTGGAATGGCCCTCGCCTTGATCGTTCTTTGGTTGCTGAGCAACAGCAATGTGAAAGCTTTGCTACGCAGAGAACCCTAA
- a CDS encoding COX15/CtaA family protein, whose translation MKANSVMFKLSMLAFFMACIVVVLGAFTRLAEAGLGCPDWPTCYGHLWVPNEAHEIASANEIFEETPVETDKTWPEQIHRIFASSLGLVILALFFVAYRKRNPIVKASSIVALLGVLVVGVMSRVIVGDVLDPILWLLVALYFANLARLKSRCVENSAPFLLPASLAGLVILQGFFGMWTVTLKLWPQVVTAHLLGGFATLSLIWLVLQRSGGYQWALPATDVVKLMQLRRLALIVLGVVIVQIALGGWTSSNYAALACPDFPTCQNALIPEADFSQGFNFFQKLGPNYLGGLLDNQARIAIHFSHRLGALFVTALSFWLIVKLFSVASTKVKKMASIYTVVLVGQIMLGISNIVFALPLSIAVIHNAVGAVLLLVLVTLNHRLTTVKTL comes from the coding sequence ATGAAAGCAAATAGCGTAATGTTTAAATTATCGATGCTGGCCTTTTTCATGGCGTGTATTGTCGTTGTGCTGGGAGCTTTTACCCGCTTAGCGGAAGCGGGCCTAGGCTGCCCAGATTGGCCTACCTGTTACGGGCACCTGTGGGTGCCGAATGAGGCTCACGAAATTGCCTCTGCCAATGAAATATTTGAAGAAACGCCCGTAGAAACCGATAAAACATGGCCAGAGCAAATACATCGGATTTTCGCTTCATCCCTTGGCCTTGTTATTTTGGCCTTGTTTTTTGTCGCCTACCGTAAGCGTAATCCCATCGTCAAAGCGAGCAGTATTGTAGCTTTGCTAGGAGTGCTTGTTGTCGGGGTAATGAGTAGAGTTATTGTTGGCGATGTGCTCGACCCAATATTATGGTTGTTAGTGGCGTTATATTTTGCCAACCTCGCACGGCTAAAATCGAGATGTGTAGAAAACAGTGCACCGTTTTTACTGCCCGCGAGCTTAGCGGGGTTAGTGATACTTCAAGGTTTTTTTGGGATGTGGACGGTTACCCTTAAACTCTGGCCGCAAGTGGTAACGGCTCATTTGCTCGGCGGCTTCGCAACGCTCAGTTTAATTTGGTTAGTACTGCAACGAAGTGGCGGTTACCAATGGGCCTTACCGGCTACCGACGTTGTAAAGCTAATGCAGTTACGGCGCCTAGCGTTAATCGTGTTAGGTGTTGTTATTGTTCAAATAGCATTGGGAGGTTGGACATCTTCAAATTACGCTGCACTCGCTTGTCCAGATTTCCCCACCTGCCAAAATGCACTCATTCCCGAGGCTGATTTTTCTCAGGGCTTCAACTTCTTTCAAAAACTAGGTCCGAATTACCTTGGTGGTCTATTAGACAATCAGGCGCGTATCGCCATTCACTTTAGTCATAGGTTAGGTGCGTTATTCGTAACTGCACTGAGCTTTTGGCTTATCGTTAAGCTTTTTAGCGTAGCGTCAACAAAAGTAAAAAAAATGGCTTCCATCTATACAGTAGTACTTGTAGGCCAGATAATGCTGGGCATAAGTAATATTGTTTTCGCGCTTCCTTTATCGATAGCCGTTATTCACAATGCTGTCGGCGCAGTACTACTACTGGTGTTAGTGACCTTGAATCACCGACTTACCACCGTTAAAACGCTTTAA
- the cyoE gene encoding heme o synthase, with protein MTETKPETFDDVMQHHWRDYYELTKPMVVLLMLLTSLIGMLLATPTMVPWDILIFGNMGIALCAGSAATVNHLVDRHIDLKMARTVNRPVAKGRVAPFNAILFSVTLGLAGMAVLYFLVNAITAWLTFASLVGYAFIYTFYLKRATPQNIVIGGLAGAAPPLLGWTAVTGQIDGHGLLLVLIIFAWTPPHFWALAVHKKAEYASAKIPMLPVTHGESYTKLHILLYTILMVVVSVLPFVTQMLNTLYLLGALVLGAGFIYYAITMMIGKNKNAGMDTFKYSIVYLMGLFVIMLLDHYLMPISPLVR; from the coding sequence ATGACCGAGACTAAGCCAGAAACTTTTGATGACGTTATGCAACATCATTGGCGTGACTATTATGAGCTAACTAAACCGATGGTGGTGTTGCTCATGTTGCTCACTTCACTGATAGGTATGCTGTTAGCGACACCGACTATGGTGCCGTGGGATATACTCATATTTGGCAACATGGGCATAGCGTTGTGCGCTGGCTCGGCTGCCACGGTAAACCATCTTGTGGACCGTCATATTGATTTAAAAATGGCACGCACCGTTAATCGTCCCGTAGCAAAAGGTCGCGTAGCCCCCTTTAATGCCATATTATTTTCGGTAACGCTAGGCCTTGCGGGCATGGCTGTACTCTACTTTTTAGTCAATGCCATTACCGCTTGGCTAACGTTTGCGTCATTAGTGGGTTACGCTTTTATCTATACGTTTTACCTTAAAAGAGCAACACCCCAGAATATTGTGATTGGTGGTTTAGCGGGCGCAGCGCCCCCGCTTTTAGGATGGACAGCTGTGACCGGCCAAATTGATGGGCATGGTTTGTTATTGGTACTGATTATTTTTGCATGGACACCGCCGCACTTTTGGGCTTTAGCTGTTCATAAAAAAGCCGAGTATGCGAGCGCAAAAATCCCTATGCTGCCGGTTACCCATGGCGAAAGCTATACCAAACTGCATATATTGCTCTACACCATTTTAATGGTAGTTGTTAGTGTATTACCGTTTGTGACGCAAATGCTCAATACCCTGTATTTACTCGGCGCATTAGTACTGGGCGCAGGCTTCATTTATTACGCTATTACAATGATGATCGGTAAAAATAAAAATGCGGGAATGGATACCTTTAAATATTCCATCGTCTATTTGATGGGCCTATTTGTCATTATGTTGTTGGATCACTATCTTATGCCAATATCACCTTTAGTGCGGTAA
- a CDS encoding SCO family protein, translating into MASQEKTPQQKRGILRTVLLLVGLMTLFVGGFFNKMLQPRIMSEIELRTNGAIVFDNPRIINDFNLTTHTGNDYTLDDLKGKWTIMFFGFTQCPDICPVTLAKLSQMFPKLDDSIAENTRVVLVSVDPARDTPEKLAPYITHFNEEFTGVTGEFLDTMKLTQNLNVAFRKVMQGNDYTVDHTGNIVIINPNGHYHAFIKPPFELARLITVYQSIYLGF; encoded by the coding sequence ATGGCTAGCCAAGAAAAAACCCCGCAGCAAAAACGGGGCATATTACGCACCGTATTGTTACTCGTTGGTTTGATGACGTTATTTGTGGGCGGTTTTTTTAACAAAATGCTACAGCCTAGAATTATGAGCGAAATAGAGTTGCGTACAAATGGTGCGATTGTATTCGATAACCCGCGTATTATTAATGACTTCAACCTCACCACACATACCGGTAACGATTACACTTTAGACGATCTAAAAGGCAAATGGACTATCATGTTTTTTGGGTTTACTCAGTGTCCCGATATTTGCCCCGTAACTTTGGCGAAACTAAGTCAAATGTTTCCTAAACTTGACGATTCGATTGCAGAGAATACCCGCGTCGTACTGGTAAGTGTCGATCCCGCGCGTGACACGCCGGAAAAACTCGCGCCGTACATTACACATTTTAATGAAGAGTTTACTGGAGTAACGGGTGAGTTTTTAGACACAATGAAACTCACCCAGAATTTAAACGTTGCTTTTAGAAAAGTGATGCAAGGAAATGACTATACGGTTGATCATACCGGTAATATTGTCATTATAAATCCCAACGGCCATTATCATGCGTTTATCAAGCCACCTTTTGAACTAGCAAGATTGATTACTGTTTATCAATCCATTTACTTAGGTTTTTAG
- a CDS encoding DUF2145 domain-containing protein, translated as MNRLILQSLVIFCLVAALSNLSWAGSARSNDSLFAPEAIATFAKTVEQTAAKEGALAFIIGRVGRPKDALPVGINFTHTAIALYSSITLGDGTTAKGYAIHNLYQTAEDSGKSELVTDYPVDFFWSAKSLTAGIIIPTRELQLRLIELVNSSTAQTLHNPQYSAIANPFNLIYQNCTEYTLDLLNAAIYQTTDREQLKANASAHFTPVTVKVSPLKMALGSIFMPDVSTRDHSGTVATATFGAIAHYLRLNELSQLAVTVDQNGVIDTIL; from the coding sequence ATGAACCGTTTAATACTGCAATCACTCGTTATCTTTTGCCTAGTCGCCGCCTTGTCAAACCTGTCATGGGCGGGGAGCGCTCGTAGCAATGATTCACTATTTGCGCCCGAAGCGATCGCGACATTTGCAAAAACTGTAGAACAAACGGCCGCTAAGGAGGGCGCATTGGCGTTTATCATCGGCAGGGTTGGTCGGCCTAAAGACGCATTACCCGTGGGTATAAACTTTACTCACACGGCAATCGCACTCTATTCCTCTATTACGCTTGGTGATGGCACTACGGCAAAAGGCTACGCCATTCACAACCTTTATCAAACAGCGGAGGACAGCGGTAAAAGCGAACTGGTAACGGACTACCCCGTGGATTTCTTCTGGTCGGCCAAAAGCTTAACGGCCGGTATCATCATCCCAACGCGTGAGCTGCAATTACGATTAATTGAATTAGTAAACTCCTCTACAGCACAAACACTGCACAACCCTCAATATTCTGCCATAGCCAATCCCTTTAACCTGATCTATCAAAACTGTACGGAGTACACATTAGATCTATTAAATGCCGCCATTTATCAGACAACGGATAGAGAGCAACTCAAAGCGAATGCAAGCGCACATTTTACCCCCGTGACGGTTAAGGTGAGCCCCTTAAAAATGGCGCTAGGTAGTATTTTTATGCCCGACGTATCCACACGTGACCACTCGGGTACAGTAGCCACCGCAACCTTTGGCGCTATCGCACACTACTTAAGATTAAATGAATTAAGCCAGTTGGCGGTAACAGTCGACCAAAACGGTGTAATCGACACTATTCTTTAA
- a CDS encoding helix-turn-helix domain-containing protein gives MTEIVRICDTLKRLLREKKLTYRALSVQLSMSEANVKRMFSQHSFSLKRLEEICAIVGIAMSDLFSLAEKASEKLEQLTQEQEKELVANLRLCLVAVCVRDGWSFSDIVQQYAIEALECTRLLAHLDRLKMIELLPENRYRVLIAQNFRWIPSGPLERFITRDVISKFISAPFDEPESFRFYLRGSYSASSISHLKRRLSQLTREAADLNEADAKRPLEERQHIGVMLAMRPWELSLFQALRRDR, from the coding sequence ATGACTGAGATTGTACGTATTTGCGACACGTTAAAGCGTTTGTTACGAGAGAAAAAACTTACGTATAGAGCGCTCTCTGTGCAGTTATCTATGAGCGAAGCGAACGTTAAACGAATGTTTTCGCAGCACAGTTTCTCGCTTAAGCGGCTGGAGGAAATTTGCGCAATTGTTGGTATTGCCATGAGCGATCTGTTTAGTTTGGCTGAGAAAGCATCAGAAAAACTTGAACAACTCACGCAAGAACAAGAAAAAGAATTGGTAGCGAATCTAAGGCTCTGTTTGGTGGCTGTGTGTGTGAGGGATGGTTGGTCGTTTAGTGATATTGTTCAACAATATGCCATTGAAGCGCTGGAATGTACCCGCTTACTCGCGCACCTCGACCGGCTTAAAATGATCGAGCTCCTACCCGAAAATCGTTATCGTGTACTTATCGCACAAAATTTCAGATGGATACCCAGTGGCCCGCTCGAGCGGTTTATTACGCGCGACGTGATCAGTAAATTTATCTCGGCTCCGTTTGATGAGCCTGAAAGTTTTCGTTTTTACCTTAGGGGTTCCTACTCGGCGTCGAGTATTAGCCACTTGAAACGTCGCTTGTCACAGTTGACACGAGAAGCCGCCGATCTCAACGAGGCGGACGCCAAACGGCCATTAGAAGAACGCCAACATATTGGTGTCATGTTAGCGATGCGACCGTGGGAGCTATCATTATTTCAGGCATTACGGCGAGATCGCTGA
- a CDS encoding YHS domain-containing (seleno)protein gives MKIFSNLIVVLGFFLSANVFAGDPLIYSHETKGAIKGADVVAYFSLDPTDKAVMGKEAFSHEWQGATWKFSNAENLALFKANPEAYAPQYGGYCAFSVAHGFTTSIRPDSWKIVDGKLYLNYSRISYMRWKLDMEDKIREADENWPTVLTVCEERGNCKE, from the coding sequence ATGAAAATTTTTAGTAATTTGATTGTTGTTCTAGGCTTTTTTCTCTCTGCTAACGTATTCGCCGGTGATCCACTCATATACTCGCACGAGACTAAAGGTGCTATTAAAGGGGCCGACGTGGTGGCGTATTTTAGCCTAGACCCAACCGATAAAGCGGTCATGGGAAAAGAGGCGTTTAGCCACGAATGGCAGGGCGCAACATGGAAATTTTCCAACGCAGAAAACCTCGCCTTGTTCAAGGCAAATCCAGAGGCCTACGCTCCACAATATGGTGGGTATTGTGCATTTTCTGTTGCACACGGGTTTACCACATCGATTCGCCCCGATAGTTGGAAAATTGTTGATGGCAAACTGTATCTGAATTACAGCCGTATTTCATATATGCGCTGGAAGTTGGATATGGAAGATAAAATTAGAGAAGCTGATGAAAACTGGCCAACGGTATTAACGGTCTGTGAAGAGCGTGGTAACTGTAAGGAATAA
- the uxuA gene encoding mannonate dehydratase: MTVIDYSKTLMEQTMRWFGPNDPVRLDALRQAGCAGVVSALHHIANGVVWSTDDIQARKEAIESAGMRWSVVESLPVHEDIKSQKPGFERYIDTYKASLRNLAACDINVVTYNFMPLLDWTRTNLSHTMPDGGKALRFDMIDVAAYDIFMLNRPGAATDYSETVIALAKDKFETLTGPQKIALEKTIVAGLPGSEVAFSTQDFLNAILEYHSIGRERYQQNLIYFLQQVCPLADELGIKLVIHPDDPPFSIYGLPRVVSTADDLTTLFTAVPNASNGLCFCAGSFSIRDDNNLTEMFQAFGDRVSFIHLRNTQREEHGSFFEAQHLNGSIDMFELIQAIVEVSRKRGVSIPMRPDHGHQILDDLDKRANPGYSAIGRLKGLAELRGLELGIARSMVA; this comes from the coding sequence ATGACTGTAATCGATTATTCCAAGACTTTAATGGAACAAACCATGCGTTGGTTTGGGCCTAACGACCCCGTACGCTTAGACGCCTTACGCCAAGCGGGTTGTGCAGGGGTTGTCAGCGCACTGCATCATATTGCCAACGGCGTTGTCTGGTCGACAGACGACATCCAAGCCCGAAAAGAGGCCATCGAGTCGGCGGGTATGCGTTGGAGCGTGGTCGAAAGCCTGCCGGTGCACGAAGATATAAAATCTCAAAAACCGGGTTTTGAGCGCTATATAGACACCTATAAAGCGAGCTTGCGTAACCTGGCGGCCTGCGATATTAACGTAGTAACCTACAATTTTATGCCGCTTCTTGATTGGACTCGTACCAATTTAAGCCACACCATGCCAGATGGCGGTAAAGCACTTCGTTTCGATATGATTGATGTTGCGGCCTACGATATTTTTATGCTCAACCGGCCCGGCGCGGCTACAGATTACTCAGAGACCGTTATTGCACTTGCGAAAGACAAATTTGAGACACTCACTGGCCCACAAAAAATCGCGCTCGAAAAAACAATCGTTGCTGGTTTACCGGGAAGTGAAGTGGCATTTAGTACACAGGATTTTCTAAATGCGATACTGGAATACCATTCCATTGGCCGAGAACGCTACCAGCAAAATCTTATATATTTTTTACAACAGGTTTGCCCGCTGGCCGATGAATTAGGTATCAAATTGGTTATCCACCCAGATGACCCGCCCTTTTCAATTTACGGTTTGCCTCGTGTTGTCAGCACTGCAGACGATCTCACCACGTTGTTTACTGCCGTACCCAACGCGTCTAACGGTTTATGTTTTTGTGCTGGCTCTTTTAGTATTCGTGACGATAATAATCTAACAGAGATGTTTCAGGCGTTTGGCGATAGAGTGTCTTTTATTCATTTGCGCAATACCCAACGCGAGGAGCACGGCAGTTTTTTTGAAGCACAACACCTCAATGGCAGTATCGATATGTTCGAACTGATTCAGGCGATAGTAGAGGTGTCTCGCAAACGCGGTGTCTCTATTCCCATGCGACCGGATCACGGGCATCAAATATTGGACGACCTGGATAAACGCGCAAACCCCGGTTATTCTGCCATTGGCAGGCTAAAAGGCTTGGCGGAATTGCGGGGTTTAGAACTCGGTATCGCTCGCTCGATGGTAGCGTAA